A stretch of Myxocyprinus asiaticus isolate MX2 ecotype Aquarium Trade chromosome 42, UBuf_Myxa_2, whole genome shotgun sequence DNA encodes these proteins:
- the LOC127432845 gene encoding dolichyl-diphosphooligosaccharide--protein glycosyltransferase subunit STT3A encodes MTKLGFLRLSYEKQDTLLKLLILSMAAVLSFSTRLFSVLRFESVIHEFDPYFNYRTTRFLAEEGFYKFHNWFDDRAWYPLGRIIGGTIYPGLMITSAALYHVLHFFHITIDIRNVCVFLAPLFSSFTAIVTYHFTKELKDAGAGLLAAAMIAIVPGYISRSVAGSYDNEGIAIFCMLLTYYMWIKAVKSGSIYWSSMCALAYFYMVSSWGGYVFLINLIPLHVLVLMLTGRFSHRIYVAYCTVYCLGTILSMQISFVGFQPVQSSEHMAAFGVFGLCQIHAFVDYLRSKLNTQQFEVLFKSVISLVGLILLSVGGVLMLTGKISPWTGRFYSLLDPSYAKNNIPIIASVSEHQPTTWSSYYFDLQLLVFMFPVGLYYCFNNLSDATIFIIMYGVTSMYFSAVMVRLMLVLAPVMCILSGIGVSQVLTTYMKNLDVSRPDKKSKKQQDSTYPIKNEVASGMILVMAFFLITYTFHSTWVTSEAYSSPSIVLSARGGDGSRIIFDDFREAYYWLRHNTPEDAKVMSWWDYGYQITAMANRTILVDNNTWNNTHISRVGQAMASTEEKAYEIMRELDVSYVLVIFGGLTGYSSDDINKFLWMVRIGGSTDTGKHIKEHDYYTPTGEFRVDREGSPVLLNCLMYKMCYYRFGQVYTEAKRPPGYDRVRNAEIGNKDFELDVLEEAYTTEHWLVRIYKVKDLDNRGLSRT; translated from the exons ATGACCAAGCTGGGCTTCCTGCGTCTGTCCTATGAGAAACAGGACACCCTGCTGAAGCTGCTCATCTTGTCTATGGCAGCTGTCCTGT CGTTCTCCACCAGACTGTTCTCTGTCCTGAGGTTCGAGAGCGTCATCCATGAGTTTGATCC GTATTTCAATTACCGAACCACTCGCTTCTTGGCGGAAGAGGGCTTTTACAAGTTTCATAACTGGTTTGATGATCGTGCTTGGTATCCGCTGGGGAGGATTATAGGAGGCACCATCTATCCCG ggCTGATGATAACTTCTGCAGCTCTATATCATGTGCTGCATTTCTTCCACATCACCATCGACATCCGCAACGTGTGTGTGTTCCTCGCCCCTCTCTTCTCCTCCTTCACTGCTATAGTAACTTACCATTTTACCAAAGAGTTAAAG GATGCAGGTGCCGGGCTTCTAGCTGCCGCCATGATTGCTATCGTCCCTGGGTACATCTCGCGTTCTGTGGCGGGCTCATACGACAATGAAG GAATCGCCATTTTCTGCATGCTGCTGACGTACTACATGTGGATCAAGGCGGTGAAGTCGGGCTCCATTTATTGGTCGTCCATGTGCGCGCTGGCTTATTTCTACATG GTGTCCTCCTGGGGTGGTTACGTGTTTCTGATTAACCTCATTCCCCTCCACGTGCTGGTGTTGATGCTGACGGGCCGCTTTTCTCATCGCATATATGTGGCATACTGTACAGTTTACTGTCTGGGTACTATCCTCTCCATGCAGATCTCCTTTGTTGGATTCCAG CCTGTCCAGTCCTCTGAACACATGGCTGCTTTTGGAGTGTTCGGCCTGTGTCAGATTCACGCCTTTGTCGATTACCTCCGGAGCAAACTGAACACACAGCAGTTCGAGGTTTTGTTCAAGAGCGTCATTTCGCTAGTCGGGCTCATCCTGCTCTCTGTGGGTGGGGTGCTCATGCTGACAG GAAAAATCTCACCTTGGACTGGACGTTTTTACTCTCTGCTGGATCCATCGTACGCCAAGAACAACATCCCCATCATCGCCTCTGTGTCTGAGCATCAGCCTACCACCTGGTCCTCCTACTACTTTGACTTGCAGCTGCTGGTCTTCATGTTTCCAG TTGGCCTGTATTACTGCTTTAACAACCTGTCTGATGCTACGATTTTCATCATCATGTATGGAGTCACAAGCATGTACTTCTCAGCTGTGATG GTCCGTCTCATGTTGGTTCTGGCTCCCGTCATGTGCATCCTGTCTGGCATTGGCGTTTCTCAGGTTCTCACCACCTACATGAAGAACCTGGATGTCAGCCGACCGGACAAAAAATCCAAGAAGCAACAGGACTCCACCTACCCCATCAAGAATGAG GTGGCGAGTGGCATGATCCTGGTAATGGCGTTCTTCCTCATCACATACACCTTCCACTCCACCTGGGTGACCAGCGAGGCATACTCCTCCCCCTCCATTGTCCTGTCCGCCCGCGGTGGTGACGGCAGCCGCATCATCTTCGATGACTTCAGAGAGGCTTATTACTGGCTCAGACACAACACACCAGAG GATGCTAAAGTCATGTCATGGTGGGATTATGGGTATCAAATAACAGCGATGGCCAATCGAACAATTCTGGTTGACAACAACACGTGGAATAACACTCATATTTCCAGAGTTGGTCAG GCCATGGCCTCCACAGAGGAGAAAGCCTATGAGATCATGCGAGAACTGGATGTCAGCTACGTCCTGGTGATCTTTGGAGGACTGACTGGATATTCTTCAGATG ATATAAATAAGTTCCTGTGGATGGTCCGAATTGGAGGCAGCACGGACACAGGGAAACACATTAAGGAACACGACTACTACACCCCCACTGGAGAGTTCCGTGTGGACCGTGAGGGGTCTCCTGTCTTGCTCAACTGTCTCATGTACAAGATGTGCTATTATCGCTTCGGCCAGGTTTACACCGAAGCca AACGTCCCCCTGGTTATGACAGAGTTCGTAATGCTGAGATTGGGAACAAGGACTTCGAGCTGGATGTGTTGGAGGAAGCTTACACTACAGAGCACTGGCTCGTCAGGATATACAAG GTCAAAGACCTCGACAACCGTGGCCTTTCAAGAACGTAA